A portion of the Staphylococcus felis genome contains these proteins:
- the ausB gene encoding aureusimine biosynthesis 4'-phosphopantetheinyl transferase AusB, with protein sequence MILYADVSTLKSSTIHKIMQEYFYFKRDVTRYHFERDRLRHRVGELLVHYGVLKYAKLRPNEWQFLIGEHGKLFIDAPQAPYISLSYSHHHIACIVSENPVGIDIEMIEPIAWQHLKSQFTVDESKHISTLEDFYQVWTQKEAYSKLTGEGLLCGINQYNVQSPLYFQEYRVNFKSVEVNRVLIQVCDVDPNLSLAIDEVDIEEMIDILVSQSNVAEGF encoded by the coding sequence ATGATTCTATATGCAGATGTATCAACATTGAAATCAAGTACGATTCATAAAATCATGCAAGAGTATTTTTATTTTAAGCGTGATGTAACAAGGTATCATTTTGAACGTGATCGTTTACGCCATCGTGTAGGGGAGTTGTTAGTGCATTATGGAGTGTTAAAGTATGCAAAGTTAAGGCCAAATGAATGGCAATTCCTAATAGGAGAGCACGGCAAGCTTTTTATTGATGCCCCGCAAGCACCGTATATCAGTCTGTCATATAGTCATCATCATATTGCATGCATCGTGAGTGAAAATCCAGTAGGCATAGACATTGAGATGATAGAACCGATAGCATGGCAACATCTTAAGTCACAATTCACAGTAGATGAAAGTAAGCACATCAGTACGCTAGAAGACTTTTATCAAGTATGGACTCAAAAAGAAGCATACAGTAAGTTGACAGGGGAAGGACTGCTATGTGGCATCAATCAATATAATGTGCAATCCCCGCTCTATTTTCAAGAGTATCGTGTCAATTTCAAATCAGTCGAAGTGAATCGCGTGTTAATTCAAGTCTGTGATGTAGATCCGAATTTGTCGCTTGCTATAGATGAAGTGGATATAGAAGAGATGATAGACATTTTAGTATCTCAATCAAATGTGGCAGAGGGATTTTAA
- a CDS encoding ABC transporter permease gives MFLAWNEIKRNKLKFSLIIGVLILISYLLFLLSGLAKGLINMNTEGIEKWEADAIVLNKDANQTVAQSVFRTDLVDGKFEKQATLKQTAVIISNGSTEENALLFGTQKRSFLVPDLIEGRQAKADDEVVADQTLQEKGFKIGDTLTLSQTDEKLKIVGITESAKYNASPVLFGSDKTIALINPMLTSDKTNAIVVKDDHWKDVPLDGDLEKIEIGQFVENLPGYQAQNLTLNFMITFLFIISATVIGVFLYVMTLQKRNLFGVLKAQGFTNGYLAVVVISQTFLLALIGTLIGLILTLVTGAFLPSAVPIKFEPLILMIFGVVLIFVSLLGSLFSILTIRKIDPLKAIG, from the coding sequence ATGTTTCTTGCATGGAATGAAATCAAACGTAATAAACTTAAGTTTAGCTTGATTATAGGGGTATTGATTCTGATTAGTTATTTATTATTTTTGTTATCAGGTCTTGCTAAAGGATTAATCAATATGAATACTGAAGGCATTGAAAAATGGGAAGCCGATGCTATCGTACTCAATAAGGATGCGAATCAAACTGTTGCTCAATCTGTATTTCGAACGGATTTAGTTGATGGCAAATTTGAGAAACAAGCGACTTTAAAACAAACAGCTGTCATCATTTCAAATGGATCTACCGAAGAAAATGCATTGTTATTTGGTACGCAAAAGCGTTCATTTTTAGTTCCTGATTTAATTGAGGGGCGTCAGGCCAAAGCGGATGATGAAGTGGTTGCGGATCAAACATTACAGGAAAAGGGATTTAAAATTGGGGATACGTTGACATTATCACAAACGGATGAAAAGTTGAAAATTGTCGGGATAACTGAGAGTGCCAAATACAATGCATCCCCCGTACTATTTGGAAGTGACAAAACGATAGCGTTAATCAACCCGATGCTAACTAGTGACAAAACAAATGCCATTGTCGTGAAAGATGATCATTGGAAAGATGTGCCATTAGATGGCGATTTAGAAAAAATAGAGATAGGTCAGTTTGTTGAAAATCTTCCAGGGTATCAAGCTCAAAATCTAACACTCAACTTTATGATTACATTTTTATTTATAATTTCAGCAACTGTCATCGGTGTATTTTTGTATGTCATGACGTTACAAAAAAGAAATCTTTTTGGCGTACTCAAGGCACAAGGCTTTACAAATGGTTATTTAGCGGTTGTAGTGATATCTCAAACCTTTCTATTAGCTTTAATTGGCACACTTATCGGCCTTATATTAACCTTAGTGACAGGCGCCTTTTTACCAAGTGCCGTACCGATTAAATTTGAACCACTTATTTTGATGATCTTTGGTGTGGTATTGATCTTTGTATCATTACTTGGTAGCTTATTCTCCATATTAACGATACGTAAAATTGATCCACTTAAGGCGATAGGGTAG
- a CDS encoding ABC transporter ATP-binding protein, protein MLKFKNVTKNFKDGNQTIEAVKATTLQFEKGEIIAIVGPSGSGKSTFLTMAGALQTPSEGAIYIDDEDITHMSQKALSKVRMDKIGFILQTSNLVPFLTVKQQFELLSKHKKNVLKQEDYDKLMHQLGLTQIGNQLPSEISGGQKQRVAIAKALYTNPSIILADEPTASLDTDNAMAVMEILKEQSQLRQKICIIVTHDERLTAYCDKVYHMEDGVLKEK, encoded by the coding sequence GTGTTGAAATTCAAGAATGTAACAAAAAACTTCAAAGACGGTAATCAAACAATTGAAGCGGTTAAGGCGACTACATTACAATTTGAAAAAGGGGAAATTATCGCAATTGTAGGGCCTTCAGGATCAGGCAAAAGTACTTTTTTAACAATGGCCGGTGCACTTCAAACGCCATCAGAAGGAGCGATATATATTGATGACGAAGATATAACGCATATGAGCCAAAAAGCGTTGTCAAAAGTACGAATGGACAAAATCGGGTTTATACTTCAAACATCAAACCTTGTACCATTTTTAACAGTTAAACAACAATTTGAACTACTATCTAAACATAAAAAGAATGTGCTAAAGCAGGAAGACTATGATAAGCTAATGCATCAACTCGGCCTGACGCAAATCGGAAATCAACTGCCAAGTGAAATTTCAGGTGGACAAAAGCAACGTGTCGCGATTGCAAAGGCGTTGTATACAAACCCTTCTATTATACTAGCAGATGAACCGACTGCATCACTTGATACCGATAATGCAATGGCAGTCATGGAGATATTAAAAGAACAAAGTCAGTTACGTCAAAAAATTTGTATTATCGTAACACATGATGAGCGACTGACTGCGTATTGCGATAAAGTGTATCATATGGAAGATGGCGTATTAAAAGAAAAATAA
- a CDS encoding RrF2 family transcriptional regulator, whose protein sequence is MGVNLAFNTAVHILAFLTKHQGEKHNSQVLAEKVCVNPVQIRRVMSQLHQHGYVEVKRGNQGGYYITQKGMTAKLSLLFELFNQPESHIRLFTGDTAIECEISQQIGRVMYKHYLEEQKILAQYYQNISIQDILNDISMEV, encoded by the coding sequence ATGGGTGTGAACTTAGCATTTAATACAGCGGTACATATATTGGCATTTTTAACAAAACATCAAGGCGAAAAACATAATAGTCAAGTATTAGCAGAAAAAGTATGTGTCAATCCGGTACAAATTAGGCGCGTTATGTCTCAGTTGCATCAGCACGGATATGTCGAAGTGAAGCGCGGCAATCAAGGTGGGTATTATATTACGCAAAAAGGCATGACAGCAAAGTTATCACTGTTGTTTGAACTTTTCAATCAGCCAGAGTCTCATATTCGACTATTTACAGGAGATACGGCTATTGAGTGTGAGATTTCACAACAAATTGGGCGCGTCATGTATAAGCACTATCTCGAAGAACAAAAAATTTTAGCACAGTATTATCAAAATATATCTATACAAGATATATTAAATGATATTTCGATGGAGGTATAA
- the merA gene encoding hypothiocyanous acid reductase MerA encodes MKQYDLVVIGFGKAGKTLAKSAAQQGQRVAVIEKSKKMYGGTCINIGCIPSKTLIHEGQSKQTFNEAMMRKHTVVEQLNQKNYYLLADDPNIDVLDYTAQFKSNTEIALLDESQNEIDSVTAPHIVINTGATSIIPDIEGLATSARVYNSTDIMTLSEKPQRLVIVGAGYIALEFASMFAEFGTEVTVLERSNQFLAKEDEEVAEMIQTDLEAKGIQFVFEAETTRIQDDASQTTVHTTQGNFEADAVLVATGRKPNTNLGLESTDIQLGDYGEIKVNAQLQTTVPHIYAVGDVKGGMQFTYISLDDYRIVKSQLWGNGERTTENRGIVPYTVFITPPLSRVGFTAKEAEQQGYTIAENKLAVKAIPRHKINNDDRGLFKVVINQDNETILGATLYGAHSEELINLIKLAIDQGLSYTTLRDQIFTHPTMAESLNDLFNL; translated from the coding sequence ATGAAACAGTATGATTTAGTAGTGATAGGATTTGGCAAGGCAGGGAAAACATTAGCCAAAAGTGCTGCACAGCAAGGACAACGTGTAGCCGTGATTGAAAAGTCTAAGAAAATGTATGGTGGCACATGTATCAATATTGGTTGTATTCCTTCTAAAACACTGATTCACGAAGGCCAATCAAAACAAACGTTCAATGAGGCGATGATGCGTAAACACACTGTTGTAGAGCAATTAAATCAAAAAAATTATTATCTTTTAGCAGATGACCCTAACATTGATGTCCTTGATTATACAGCTCAATTCAAAAGCAATACAGAGATTGCCTTACTCGATGAAAGTCAGAATGAAATTGACAGTGTAACAGCACCACATATTGTCATTAATACGGGTGCGACTTCTATCATTCCAGATATTGAAGGGCTTGCTACATCAGCTCGTGTATACAATTCAACCGATATTATGACGCTCTCAGAAAAACCTCAAAGACTCGTTATCGTAGGGGCTGGCTATATAGCATTAGAATTTGCATCTATGTTTGCTGAATTTGGAACAGAGGTAACGGTTCTTGAACGATCTAATCAGTTTTTAGCTAAAGAAGATGAAGAAGTGGCGGAAATGATTCAAACGGACCTTGAAGCGAAGGGAATTCAATTTGTATTTGAAGCTGAAACAACGCGCATTCAAGACGATGCGTCACAAACGACTGTCCACACAACACAAGGGAACTTTGAAGCAGATGCTGTTTTAGTCGCAACAGGGCGCAAGCCGAATACAAATTTAGGATTAGAATCAACAGATATTCAACTCGGAGATTATGGTGAGATTAAAGTGAATGCACAATTGCAAACAACCGTTCCACATATTTATGCAGTTGGAGATGTAAAGGGTGGCATGCAATTTACGTATATCTCTTTAGATGATTATCGTATTGTTAAATCGCAATTATGGGGTAACGGTGAACGTACGACTGAAAATAGAGGGATTGTTCCATACACAGTATTCATTACACCGCCATTATCACGAGTGGGATTCACCGCTAAAGAAGCAGAACAACAAGGTTATACTATTGCTGAAAATAAATTAGCCGTTAAAGCTATACCACGTCACAAAATAAATAACGACGATCGCGGTCTTTTCAAAGTGGTAATTAACCAAGATAATGAAACCATTCTGGGGGCAACTTTATATGGTGCACATTCCGAAGAGCTTATTAATTTAATCAAATTAGCGATAGATCAAGGGTTGTCATATACGACATTAAGAGATCAAATTTTTACACATCCAACTATGGCTGAATCGTTGAATGATCTATTTAATTTATAA
- a CDS encoding arylamine N-acetyltransferase, which yields MDFTEFEKKLNINDSPHFNHTVAELNKLIQQFMLEIPFENIDVQNGVPISTAIEDIYDKVVTRNRGGFCYELNGLFKAYLDAKGFETIQLAATVHAPDGTQSLAGSHLTLAVKIDETYYIADVGFGDLPMQSLQLTRSKDVSVHDVNGEYRAILKGNQIYVQKCENRHWVTQYEALFKDQPSEAFTEMIHYNQNHPDSIFVQRLIVTKPTQEGRVTMSNENMTIQKQGNKYKEAVTSKNYRQLLKHYFNIDEQVVRLEE from the coding sequence ATGGATTTTACAGAGTTTGAGAAAAAGCTCAATATTAACGATTCACCTCATTTTAATCATACAGTGGCTGAATTGAATAAGCTGATTCAGCAATTCATGTTAGAAATTCCTTTTGAGAATATAGATGTTCAAAATGGTGTTCCTATTTCAACAGCCATTGAAGACATATATGATAAGGTTGTAACTCGAAATCGTGGAGGCTTTTGCTATGAGTTGAATGGACTTTTTAAAGCATATCTAGATGCTAAAGGATTTGAAACTATTCAACTCGCTGCTACGGTACATGCTCCAGACGGTACGCAAAGTTTGGCAGGCTCTCATCTAACACTCGCAGTTAAGATAGATGAGACATATTATATTGCGGATGTAGGGTTTGGTGACTTACCGATGCAATCTTTACAACTTACACGAAGCAAAGATGTATCCGTACATGATGTAAATGGTGAATACCGCGCTATTTTGAAGGGAAATCAGATATATGTTCAAAAATGTGAAAACCGCCATTGGGTGACTCAGTATGAAGCCCTATTTAAAGACCAGCCCTCTGAAGCCTTTACAGAAATGATTCATTATAATCAAAATCATCCAGACTCAATATTTGTACAGCGGCTCATTGTTACTAAACCGACACAAGAGGGGCGTGTCACAATGTCGAATGAAAATATGACCATCCAAAAACAAGGCAATAAATATAAAGAAGCAGTGACCTCAAAAAACTATCGTCAATTGCTAAAACACTATTTTAATATTGATGAACAAGTTGTCCGTTTAGAAGAATAA
- a CDS encoding TetR/AcrR family transcriptional regulator codes for MARETKSKRQDAQRNEKRILETTTAMIYENDSIDDLSMANIAGRVGVGVGTLYRHFESKSRLCQAVLDKQVEQMFQKIEKDLEENKEKSLYERVYIILSYLLELKDKNLNLLRFIERNGFKKHSFMGVPFYHQLYRIILKEIEKEGTIEESRLKLDILLNAFSSDIYHYERFEQNYSAETYIKKLLDIFLK; via the coding sequence ATGGCAAGAGAAACCAAAAGCAAAAGGCAAGACGCACAGCGTAATGAAAAGCGCATCTTAGAAACGACAACAGCAATGATATATGAAAATGATAGTATTGACGATTTGAGCATGGCGAATATTGCTGGAAGAGTAGGTGTGGGTGTAGGAACATTATACCGTCATTTTGAAAGTAAATCACGGTTATGCCAAGCCGTATTAGATAAACAAGTTGAGCAAATGTTCCAAAAGATTGAGAAAGATTTAGAAGAAAATAAAGAAAAATCCTTATATGAGCGTGTCTATATTATTTTATCGTATTTATTAGAGCTTAAAGATAAAAATTTAAACTTATTAAGATTTATAGAAAGAAATGGCTTCAAAAAGCATTCGTTTATGGGTGTGCCATTTTACCATCAATTGTATCGCATTATCTTAAAAGAAATAGAAAAAGAAGGCACCATCGAAGAAAGTCGATTGAAGTTAGATATATTATTAAACGCTTTTTCATCAGATATTTATCATTATGAGCGTTTTGAACAAAACTATTCAGCAGAGACGTATATCAAAAAACTGTTAGACATTTTTTTGAAGTAA
- a CDS encoding SE2200 family small protein: MKTLVITGIVIALGYVGFKRYQQHVNKMPNIEY, from the coding sequence ATGAAAACATTGGTCATCACTGGTATTGTTATCGCTTTAGGTTACGTTGGATTTAAACGTTATCAACAACACGTTAACAAAATGCCAAACATCGAATACTAA
- the lqo gene encoding L-lactate dehydrogenase (quinone): MSTKAGQKDILIVGAGVLSTTFASMIKELEPSWNLKVYERLSKPGEESSNERYNAGTGHAALCELNYTVQQPDGSIDIEKAKVINEEFEISKQFWGHLVKDLGIGDPKEFIRPLPHISFVRGKNNRKFLKNRYESMKAFHMFEDIEYTEDIEVMRKWMPLMMEGRSADDIMAASKIDEGTDVNYGELTRKMAKGIEKHPNASIHFNHEVKDFNRREDGKWEATIVNRQTGESQVQVADYVFIGAGGGAIPLLQKTGIPESKNLGGFPITGQFLECTNPAVIEEHGVKVYGKEPPGTPPMTVPHLDTRYINGKQTLLFGPFANVGPKFLKYGSNLDLFKSVKPYNITTLLAAAVKNLPLIKYSIDQIIMTKEGCMNHLRTFYPEARDEDWRLYTAGKRVQVIKDTEEHGKGFIQFGTEVVNSEDHSVIALLGESPGASTSVSVALEVLEKNFSEYTSEWKPKIQKMIPSYGQSLIDDVELLKKIRKQTSKDLELNYYE, from the coding sequence ATGTCAACTAAAGCTGGACAAAAAGACATCCTTATCGTTGGTGCTGGTGTATTAAGTACTACATTTGCATCAATGATCAAAGAATTAGAACCAAGCTGGAACCTTAAAGTTTACGAACGCTTAAGTAAACCCGGTGAAGAAAGTTCAAACGAGCGCTACAACGCTGGTACAGGTCACGCTGCATTGTGTGAGTTAAACTACACTGTACAACAACCAGATGGCTCAATCGATATCGAAAAAGCCAAAGTCATTAATGAAGAGTTCGAAATTTCTAAGCAATTTTGGGGACACCTTGTTAAAGACTTAGGTATTGGTGATCCTAAAGAATTCATTAGACCTTTACCTCACATTAGTTTTGTACGCGGGAAAAACAATCGCAAGTTCTTAAAGAATCGCTATGAGTCAATGAAAGCATTCCATATGTTTGAAGATATCGAATACACTGAAGATATTGAAGTAATGAGAAAATGGATGCCATTAATGATGGAAGGTCGTAGTGCTGATGACATTATGGCAGCAAGTAAAATTGACGAAGGTACTGACGTTAACTACGGTGAATTAACTCGTAAAATGGCTAAAGGTATCGAAAAACATCCTAACGCTTCAATTCACTTCAACCATGAAGTAAAAGACTTCAATCGTCGTGAAGATGGCAAATGGGAAGCAACTATTGTGAATCGTCAAACGGGTGAATCACAAGTACAAGTTGCAGACTATGTGTTTATTGGTGCTGGTGGTGGCGCGATCCCACTATTACAAAAAACAGGTATTCCTGAAAGTAAAAACTTAGGTGGATTCCCTATTACTGGACAGTTCTTAGAATGTACAAACCCTGCTGTTATCGAAGAGCATGGTGTCAAAGTATATGGTAAAGAACCACCTGGTACACCTCCAATGACTGTACCTCACTTAGATACACGTTACATTAATGGCAAGCAAACATTATTATTTGGACCATTTGCGAATGTTGGACCTAAATTCTTAAAATATGGCTCTAATCTTGACTTATTCAAGTCTGTTAAACCATACAATATCACAACATTACTTGCAGCAGCAGTTAAAAACTTACCATTAATCAAATATTCAATCGACCAAATCATTATGACAAAAGAAGGTTGTATGAATCACTTACGTACATTCTATCCTGAAGCACGTGATGAAGATTGGAGATTATATACTGCTGGTAAACGTGTACAAGTTATTAAAGACACAGAAGAACACGGTAAAGGATTTATCCAATTTGGTACTGAAGTGGTTAACTCTGAAGATCACTCTGTTATCGCTTTATTAGGTGAATCACCAGGTGCCTCTACTTCTGTATCTGTAGCGCTTGAAGTATTAGAGAAAAACTTCTCTGAATATACTTCTGAATGGAAACCAAAAATTCAAAAAATGATTCCTTCATATGGTCAGTCATTAATTGATGACGTTGAACTATTGAAAAAAATACGTAAGCAAACTTCTAAAGATCTTGAATTAAATTATTACGAGTAA
- a CDS encoding acyl-CoA/acyl-ACP dehydrogenase — MTIHERIQNELDPHLIDIDNGQYYAKDFIQHLFEDGYFSKEDILQNAQSIELVSQSCLTTGFCLWCQLAFSTYLTQSERPELNQDLQHQILTGQAFGATGLSNPMKSFNDLEQFNLSHHYEDNRLIVNGKLPAVSNIGPDHYFGAISKHRDSEELVMFVIRANTQGLSLKEMAQFLGVNGSATYAITFDQVVVLDEWIITKDAKTFASRIRPKFVALQIPIALGSIHSSLALIDQFSNAQNGINQYLEYDIQDYQKQYTALRDRYYALIKANGNQLQNHFGEIIRLKKELGYLLLDINQASMVNGGSRAYSPVSPQTRKLKEGFFFAALTPTLRHLGKLETELQKS; from the coding sequence TTGACAATTCATGAACGTATTCAAAACGAACTCGATCCGCATCTTATCGACATTGATAATGGGCAATATTACGCCAAGGACTTCATACAACATCTTTTTGAAGATGGCTATTTTTCAAAAGAGGACATCCTTCAAAATGCACAATCCATTGAATTAGTCTCACAATCTTGCCTTACAACAGGATTTTGTCTGTGGTGCCAGCTTGCCTTTTCGACATATTTGACACAGTCCGAACGCCCAGAACTCAATCAAGACTTGCAACATCAAATTCTTACGGGCCAAGCATTCGGTGCAACAGGTTTGTCGAATCCGATGAAGTCATTCAATGATTTAGAACAATTCAATCTTTCACATCATTATGAAGACAATCGACTTATTGTAAATGGTAAACTCCCTGCCGTCAGTAATATCGGACCTGATCATTATTTTGGTGCCATTTCAAAACATCGTGACAGCGAAGAACTCGTCATGTTTGTGATACGTGCGAATACGCAAGGACTCTCTTTAAAAGAAATGGCACAGTTTTTAGGGGTCAATGGCTCAGCAACATACGCTATTACATTTGATCAAGTGGTCGTTTTGGATGAGTGGATTATTACGAAAGATGCCAAAACTTTTGCAAGTCGGATTCGCCCCAAGTTCGTAGCACTACAAATTCCCATCGCACTTGGGTCAATCCATTCCTCTTTAGCACTCATCGATCAATTTTCAAATGCTCAAAATGGCATCAATCAATACTTGGAATACGATATTCAAGATTATCAAAAGCAATATACAGCTTTACGTGATCGTTACTATGCCTTAATCAAAGCAAACGGCAATCAACTTCAAAATCATTTTGGTGAGATTATCCGCCTCAAAAAAGAGCTCGGCTATTTACTTTTAGATATCAACCAAGCCTCTATGGTCAACGGGGGATCACGCGCATATTCTCCAGTCTCACCTCAAACACGTAAACTTAAAGAAGGCTTTTTCTTTGCGGCACTCACACCTACCTTACGCCACCTTGGCAAACTTGAGACAGAACTACAAAAAAGTTAA
- a CDS encoding ABC transporter permease: MTTSTFRKGLLPFFAFVIFLLIWQLVIWIGDYRPILLPGPILVGQQIWAFIITGEIFIHLGISLWRFSIGFILAIIVAVPLGILIGRNNVLYRAIEPLFQLLRPISPIAWSPFIVLWFGIGSLPAIVIIFIAAFFPIIFNTIKGVRSIDQHYLKIANNLNLTPYSLYKDIIFPGAFKHIMSGIHVAVGTSWIFLVSGEMIGAQSGLGFLIVDSRNMLNLEDVLAAIFFIGIFGFLIDRLISLLESLVLKHFGE; the protein is encoded by the coding sequence ATGACAACTTCAACTTTTAGAAAAGGATTATTACCCTTCTTTGCTTTTGTTATATTTTTACTCATTTGGCAATTAGTGATATGGATTGGTGATTATAGGCCTATCTTATTACCAGGACCTATCCTTGTCGGCCAACAAATTTGGGCCTTTATCATAACCGGGGAAATATTTATACATTTAGGTATAAGTTTGTGGCGCTTTTCGATTGGCTTTATTTTAGCCATCATAGTTGCGGTGCCTTTAGGTATTCTGATAGGACGTAATAATGTCCTATATCGGGCGATTGAACCTTTATTTCAATTGTTACGTCCTATTTCACCTATTGCCTGGTCACCGTTCATCGTGTTGTGGTTTGGGATTGGCAGTTTACCTGCGATTGTGATTATTTTTATCGCTGCTTTTTTTCCAATCATTTTCAATACCATCAAAGGGGTACGCTCTATCGATCAACATTACTTGAAAATCGCAAACAACTTAAACTTGACACCTTATTCATTATACAAAGATATTATCTTTCCTGGCGCATTTAAACACATTATGTCAGGTATTCATGTGGCAGTTGGAACAAGTTGGATTTTTTTAGTTTCTGGTGAAATGATTGGTGCACAATCCGGACTTGGCTTCTTAATTGTTGATTCAAGAAATATGCTAAACCTTGAAGACGTATTAGCAGCTATCTTCTTTATTGGTATTTTTGGATTTTTAATTGATAGACTTATTAGCTTACTCGAATCATTAGTATTAAAACATTTCGGGGAGTAA
- a CDS encoding ABC transporter substrate-binding protein — protein MKKWTIILITLLFVLTSCAPRENHSKVLRIGYLPITHAANLMMTEQVNQHNKQSPYKIELVQFNNWPDLMDALNSGRIDGASTLIELAMKAKSKGSPIKAVALGHHEGNVVLGQKGHRMSDFHNSEDYSFAIPHRYSTHYLLLETMREQLHIDEGHFHYHEMAPAEMPASLNEHRISGYSVAEPFGALGQKLGAGDLLQHGGGIIDDAYCCVLVLQEDVIDDAPDIAQQFVSDYKEAGFLMTDTDKSVDLMAQKYKQDRDVLEQSAKWTAYGDLTLKQSGYQKIASLVEQHDLFDAPSYKSFVDTSLYKEG, from the coding sequence ATGAAAAAATGGACTATCATACTTATAACGCTCCTATTCGTTTTGACAAGTTGTGCGCCACGTGAAAATCATTCAAAGGTATTGAGAATTGGGTATCTGCCGATTACACATGCTGCCAATCTGATGATGACCGAACAAGTTAATCAGCATAATAAACAGAGCCCTTACAAAATCGAGCTCGTCCAGTTTAACAACTGGCCCGATTTAATGGATGCGTTAAACAGTGGACGTATCGACGGCGCCTCCACGTTAATTGAGCTTGCAATGAAGGCCAAATCTAAAGGCTCACCTATTAAAGCAGTTGCACTAGGTCATCACGAAGGTAATGTTGTTTTGGGACAAAAAGGACATCGCATGTCGGACTTCCACAACTCCGAAGACTATTCATTTGCGATTCCGCACCGTTATTCGACGCATTATCTATTACTAGAGACGATGCGTGAGCAACTGCATATTGATGAAGGACATTTTCACTATCACGAAATGGCACCAGCAGAGATGCCTGCTTCACTGAATGAGCATCGAATTTCTGGCTATTCTGTCGCTGAACCTTTTGGGGCGCTCGGTCAAAAGTTAGGTGCTGGAGACTTACTCCAACACGGTGGAGGCATTATAGACGATGCTTATTGTTGTGTTCTCGTATTACAAGAGGACGTGATTGATGATGCCCCTGATATCGCACAACAATTTGTGAGTGACTATAAAGAAGCAGGATTTCTCATGACAGATACAGATAAAAGTGTTGATTTAATGGCTCAAAAATACAAACAAGATCGCGATGTACTCGAACAGTCTGCCAAATGGACTGCTTATGGTGATCTCACACTCAAACAATCTGGCTATCAAAAAATTGCATCACTTGTTGAGCAACATGACCTATTTGATGCGCCATCATATAAATCGTTTGTAGATACAAGTTTATACAAGGAGGGCTAA
- a CDS encoding ABC transporter ATP-binding protein encodes MEGLNHYFGSHHVIQNFNLTIDKSKVVTFIGKSDCGKSTLLNIIGGFLTPSSGQVTIDQQIKRSPSSDCLMLFQHHNLLPWKTINDNIRLGIQHHVPNEEINQTLSQVGLEGKGTYFPDSLSGGMKQRVAICRAFIHKPDVVLLDEPLGALDTFTRYKLQDQLIALREHTHVTLILVTHDIDEAIYLSDEVILLDEGCKILNQYTIPFTHPRNRNSSQVLKIRNQIMEDFALNHHMADPEYEI; translated from the coding sequence ATGGAAGGTCTTAATCATTACTTTGGCTCACATCACGTCATTCAAAACTTCAATCTTACAATTGATAAGAGTAAGGTTGTCACATTTATCGGTAAGAGTGACTGTGGTAAGTCGACATTACTTAATATTATCGGTGGCTTTTTAACACCTTCATCTGGACAAGTTACGATTGATCAACAGATTAAGCGTTCTCCTTCTTCAGATTGCTTAATGCTATTTCAACATCACAACCTCCTTCCTTGGAAAACCATTAATGATAACATCCGCCTTGGTATACAACATCATGTCCCAAACGAAGAAATCAATCAAACACTTTCACAAGTTGGATTAGAAGGCAAAGGAACCTATTTTCCTGACTCTCTGTCCGGCGGTATGAAACAACGTGTCGCCATTTGCAGAGCATTCATACACAAGCCAGATGTCGTTTTACTTGATGAACCACTCGGAGCTCTTGATACGTTTACACGATATAAATTACAAGACCAACTCATTGCTTTACGTGAACATACTCATGTGACACTAATCCTTGTTACACATGATATTGATGAAGCCATCTATCTGTCTGATGAAGTGATTTTGCTCGATGAGGGTTGCAAAATTTTAAACCAATATACTATACCATTCACACATCCAAGAAATCGCAATTCAAGTCAAGTTTTAAAGATTCGTAATCAAATTATGGAAGATTTTGCTTTGAATCATCATATGGCAGATCCAGAGTACGAAATTTAG